The Medicago truncatula cultivar Jemalong A17 chromosome 7, MtrunA17r5.0-ANR, whole genome shotgun sequence genome includes the window atagggaagacctaatttttagaaaaactgattgtacgtgaaaacttttggaaaaaagggagaaaaagcttagagaggagcaagagaccaagagggctgcgattcttctgcaaatttaaggtaagggtgagactaataactcagtaatattagttgttgtaattctgatgattaattagcaagaattaggattaattggagaaaacgaaaactaggtcaaaaccttagaattgatgatcaaacggtgagaattggtttaattgatgtagaaagtgttcctagaccttagataatgtttaggacgaactttggaatcaaaaacaagcttagaaccatgtggatcgacggatttttgtgattttaggaaacctggccgtagcgacattcatcgctcgccacagcgagctatgaatctcgcctcgcgagtgatgaacttcatcgctcgcctcgcgagccctttcctttcgcctcgcgagcgtttctggcatcgctcgccacggcgaacaacccttcctcgcctcgcgagcttaggtagagagcatgtcatattttgtgtttcgacctttttagttggaccttggatgccttagagtgcctgaacatacctagtattgattaggaatgaatgtaggatcagattgaactcagaacaacactagtttggaagatgagtggtactcgccatggcgagtaagaactctcgcctcgcgagcacaaccagaatttagatgcttgagtgtttgtgcgatctgtgtcgcacgtgttgatcaagagtgaacccctaattgatAATGAAACctagtgatgacgtttaatgcgatctgtaaagcctttaagacatgttgtcgttaattgagcatgattaatgtattgtacaatcatgtaagatatgaaagttaattatgatgcaaatgatttgctgttgatataatgatatcatcttgttatgtgacttgtttatgctgcttccgttatttaactaagtgcatatggtatatgatgaagtttagctccaaattattggatgcatgttgatatgttgattacggtgttttgttgttaagagtccatgcatagcatatcattgagcttagtcctcaccacgtttattaggagctttgtcctccgcacgttttataggagctttgtcctccgcacgattaaagtatattaatacttatgatgacgattggtaccacatgcatataaggagtctaagagcattgtcacattgtcatgattaagatgtcttgttgataatgattgaatatgtgattacgtgataagtgtttatcaattatgttatgttgttcatgataattggatatatgattacgcgataactgtttaacaattattcaatgttgttaaagaaatgattatgatgttaatttatgattcgcaattacattgattaatgttattttgttattaaatctcaccccttctgcttgaaaatgttgcccttcgtatgggtaacttgcaggtgatcgtgcttagtgtgcagttgccgtcgtgagtggccttgccttctctgtgtcgtctaggtcgctctgatacgtaacgggatggggttatatgctataacatgcttcattcttttacgtgaactgctatgataatttctgttttgattaactcttttgagatactttgttggggcctgcgtgccaaactgatttatgatttctgaactaatattccgctgctatgttaagatattatgtgaaagttaaattattatttaactgtttttggattacgtttctatgtgatatcccgtttatggtttttactctgataaatgtttaagaaatttgtatatatgtatattgccAAAGTTTTGGCGAATAGATTGAGAAGGGTGGTGGGAAATGTGGTGTCTGGTTCTCAGTCCGCTTTTATAAAGGGTAGACAAATTCTTGATGGGATTTTGATTGCTAATGAGTTAGTTGATGATGCGAAGTGTCAAAAGAAAGACTTACTTATGTTTAAGGTGGATTTTGAGAAAGCCTATGATTCAGTCGATTGGGGTTATCTAGAGGAGGTTATGGTCAAAATGAATTTTCCAAGGGTGTGGCGAGTTTGGATAATGGAATGTGTTACAACGGCAACCGCTTCCGTGCTAGTTAATGGGTGCCCGACGGATGAGTTTCATTTCGAGAGAGGTCTCCGGCAAGGGGATCCTCTTTccccatttttgtttttgttagcaGCAGAAGGCCTTCATGTTATGATGTCAACGGTGgttacaaataatatttttactcCATACAGTGTGGGGGCGCAGGTTTCTGTGTCGGTGTCCCATCTTCAGTTTGCTGACGACACGTTACTGATTGGTGTTAAGTCGTGGGCTAATGTTCGGGCCATGAAGGCagtgttgttgttatttgaaGCCGTTTCAGGgttgaaagttaattttcaCAAAAGCATGCTATTTGGAGTAAATGTTAATGATTCTTGGCTTCATGAGGCGGCGGTGGTAATGCATTGTAAACATGGTCGGCTCCCTTTTCTCTATTTAGGGCTGCCCATTGGTGGAGATCCGAGGAAAATTCAGTTTTGGTACCCGTTGGTGGAAAGGATACGTAGTCGGTTATCAGGGtggaaatataaaaatttatctttgGGTGGTCGGCTGGTCTTGCTTAAGTCTGTTCTGTCGTCTATTCCGGTTTATTacctttctttcttcaaagctccCTCAGGTATTATTTCTTCTCTTGactctatttttattaatttttttggggtggTGGTGAGGATTTTAGGAAACTCTCTTGGATTAAATGGgataatatttgtttgaaaaaagagAATGGAGGTTTGGGGGTGAAAAGGTTGAAGGAGTTCAATATTTCTTTGTTGGGGAAATGGGTGTGGAGGGTGTTGGAGGATAGGGAGAGTTTGTGGAATGTCGTGTTACGCGCGAAGTACGGAGAGGTTGGAGGGAGGGTGTGGTTTTGTGAGGGAGTCGGGTCGATATGGTGGCGTCATTTAAACCATATTCGATCAGGTGTGGGGTTGGTGGATGCTACTTGGTTGTTGGATAATATTGTTAGGAAGGTTGGAGATGGGTGTACAACCACGTTTTGGGAGGATCCTTGGTTGCTTGATGTTCCGTTAGCAGTGTCTTTTTCTAGACTTTTTGGGTTGTCGGAATTTCGAGAGGTTACGGTGAGGGAGATGTTTTTGTTAGGGTGGGGGGTTGATGGGGGAGCGTGGAGGTGGAGGAGGCGTTTATTTGCTTGGGAGGAAGAGTTGGTGGGGGAGTGTGTTGTGAGATTGGCTAACTTTGTTTTGCAGGATGATTTGACTGATAGGTGGGTGTGGAGACTCCATTCGTCTCAAACCTACACGGTGCATTCAGCCTATGCTTATTTAACGGCGGTGGACTTCAATATCACTGCAGAGTTTACTCAATTTTTATGGCTTAAACCAGTCCCATTGAAggttaatatttttgtatgGCGTCTTTTTCTGAATAGACTTGCAACAAAGGATAATCTGCGCAAGAGAAACGTTCTTGAGGTTTCTAATGTGGCTTGTGCGGCTTTGTGTGGTAAGGAGGAGGAAAGAGACCATTTGTTTTTCCAATGTGATCATTATGGCCGGTTATGGCTTTTGATATCGAATTGGTTTGGTATTGTTACTGTGTTTCATGGCACTTTATTTTCACATACTCATCAGTTTTGTGCACTTGGAGGGTTCTCCAAGAAGTCTACGTCAGCTTTTACTATTATTTGGATTTCGGTCTTATTCGTTATTTGGAAAGATCGAAATAGGAGGATTTTTCAGAACCAACATGAACATCTCGAAGCTCTTTCTGAAAGGGTTAAACTTCGGActtattggtggttgaaagcaaaTTTCatcatgtttaattttgaatatTCCTTTTGGAGACAAAACCCTTTACATTGTTTACAGACTGTCTTGTAATGTctgtttgatttttgatttatgGCTCTTTTTGGCCTTGATGTATCGTCATTTTGCAGATTTACCACTTTCAAGCCTAACTAATTCTTCTATCATTATTTTGCAGATTTATCACTTTCAAGTCTAACTAATTTCCAatatttagaataaaaaatcaattttttaacaaaaggaGGACTTTGGTTGaaaatttacaaatttattGAAGTAAGGAATAAACAAACGAATGAACCTTTAACAGTGAAGTATAAACGAAATGTAAAAATAGTCATTAAATACGGTGAAACGCTAAACaaacctttaatttttttgtttctttctgttTATCACTTCCAAACCTAAAACTAATTTTcgataattttcaaataaaaaagcgactttgtttattcttttttctcCTTATTATCTGATTCTCtttatttgtatatttaattattttttttagttataacttccAATCGTAAAAATATCTACTACTACTGTAAGAAAATCACActccaacaaaatttcatagTTATCCTCGGTTAAACTTAtaatcttcttaattttatgagGTAAGTCgttatttaaaaattacaaaactaatttattcattttttgaaaatttaatttattcgCTTATATTCCTACCCTAACTAATTCCCTATATATCATCATTTTGCAGACTTATCACTTCCAAGCCTAACTAATTCCCAATATTGTTATTACTCAAGTTTATAACTTCCAAGCCTAACTGATTCCCTTATACTACTAccactaaaataaaatctaactaCAACAAAATTCCATAATTATCCTTGTTTAAATTGATAACCTTATTGATTTTACCCTTTGTGGGCGCCTCTTTACCCTATATGGGGAAATGTTTACCCATTGAGAACGCAATTACCTATTGAGGGCGCAATGTTGTCTTTTGTTGGTGATCCATTAAATCTTCGCTCTTCACGTtgaaatttttatcattatgAGTTCTCATCTCTGTAATTCTTGCACTATCCTTAACGGAAAACGCATGATTAACTTGATACTTTTGTTAGTTATAAATGCATTGACTAACTAAAGAATGAGGCTATCTACTCCttcacaacatcaatcttgCTAACTGTAATGAATTCTCACCGCAACATTACAAGTTTCTCGCAAGTGTGATGGATGGCAGAGAACCCATTTTAtttgaagaagaaggaaaagataACAGATGGCGCATAACCTGTTGAAGTACCAAGAATTCAAGAAGAGATAATAACTCTTACACATCAACTTGTTCAAGTT containing:
- the LOC112416632 gene encoding uncharacterized protein gives rise to the protein MSRLDRFLLSEAWVSMFPNCIQMALSRSLSDHCPLLLTIDDDNWGPKPLRMLQCWSDIPGYGDFVKEKWHSIQVQGWRGFILKEKLKELKHCLRSWHLNHTLNIDSKIQEAQDRMAVLDALGENNSLGDQEVAEIHMLSADILAYSKLQTSMQWQKSRVNWLKAGDANSKFFHGIMASRKRVNSIISVLVDGVSIEGVEPVRQTVFQHFQNHFKRNTQVRPDIGGLVFKSLSGTEGADLVKPFLMEEIKAAVWDCDSFKSPGPDVLANRLRRVVGNVVSGSQSAFIKGRQILDGILIANELVDDAKCQKKDLLMFKVDFEKAYDSVDWGYLEEVMVKMNFPRVWRVWIMECVTTATASVLVNGCPTDEFHFERGLRQGDPLSPFLFLLAAEGLHVMMSTVVTNNIFTPYSVGAQVSVSVSHLQFADDTLLIGVKSWANVRAMKAVLLLFEAVSGLKVNFHKSMLFGVNVNDSWLHEAAVVMHCKHGRLPFLYLGLPIGGDPRKIQFWYPLVERIRSRLSGWKYKNLSLGGRLVLLKSVLSSIPVYYLSFFKAPSENGGLGVKRLKEFNISLLGKWVWRVLEDRESLWNVVLRAKYGEVGGRVWFCEGVGSIWWRHLNHIRSGVGLVDATWLLDNIVRKVGDGCTTTFWEDPWLLDVPLAVSFSRLFGLSEFREVTVREMFLLGWGVDGGAWRWRRRLFAWEEELVGECVVRLANFVLQDDLTDRWVWRLHSSQTYTVHSAYAYLTAVDFNITAEFTQFLWLKPVPLKVNIFVWRLFLNRLATKDNLRKRNVLEVSNVACAALCGKEEERDHLFFQCDHYGRLWLLISNWFGIVTVFHGTLFSHTHQFCALGGFSKKSTSAFTIIWISVLFVIWKDRNRRIFQNQHEHLEALSERVKLRTYWWLKANFIMFNFEYSFWRQNPLHCLQTVL